In one window of Heterodontus francisci isolate sHetFra1 chromosome 47, sHetFra1.hap1, whole genome shotgun sequence DNA:
- the LOC137357210 gene encoding R3H and coiled-coil domain-containing protein 1-like isoform X2, whose product MMEEDVANGETGTCEDVPPLCSLPSAQEACSDGGLKYATSKLQPVEQGDAQKERAGEDSAADKFVDGSPAEPEGMQDPRSKGETKYLSTEEGEEKDGSRLKTVASPLEDVKPLLELAEDVIGDRDAHDESEASALTSKTAEVPGSGPPAQCEDYTAVNHNQSLPSNAENLAALEHSRHRQRVEKMLGDQKEKSSNCENVSNLPNAGDPAEEEQGVVGLKTQGCGTPSPDPQNPDVDSADLLKELSACLGQINISIEQPQADYSTYLSREGHMAHLEFGHIIEIYDFPAQLKTEDILEAFDSFRDKGFRIKWVDSIHALGLFSSPDSASEALSVTHSQLKTRPLSQATKQSKLKVARSSEFLQPVKERAQTNTVIAKRLVIRALGLHPSERKGPRDPKPKNPGGRKVQLHQKTEDGPDDMLDSAGNAGAE is encoded by the exons ATGATGGAAGAGGATGTAGCTAATGGAGAGACTGGCACTTGTGAAGATGTTCCTCCATTGTGTTCACTCCCCAGTGCACAAGAGGCTTGCAGTGATGGAGGGCTGAAATACGCCACTTCAAAGCTGCAGCCAGTGGAGCAAGGTGACGCCCAGAAGGAGAGAGCAGGTGAAGACTCGGCAGCTGATAAATTTGTGGATGGCAGTCCTGCTGAGCCAGAAGGGATGCAAGATCCAAGATCAAAAGGTGAGACCAAATACTTGTCCACTGAGGAGGGAGAAGAAAAGGATGGCTCCAGACTGAAGACCGTAGCAAGTCCGTTGGAAGATGTGAAACCCTTGCTGGAACTTGCTGAGGATGTGATTGGAGACCGCGATGCGCATGATGAATCTGAGGCATCAGCGCTTACCTCAAAGACAGCAGAAGTACCAGGCAGTGGCCCACCAGCACAGTGCGAAGACTACACTGCCGTCAATCACAACCAGTCCCTGCCGAGCAATGCGGAAAACCTGGCAGCTCTCGAGCACAGCCGTCATCGCCAGAGGGTGGAGAAGATGCTGGGGGATCAGAAGGAGAAGAGCAGCAACTGTGAGAATGTGAGCAACTTGCCGAATGCTGGAGATCCTGCAGAAGAAGAACAAGGCGTGGTGGGACTGAAGACTCAAGGCTGTGGAACACCGAGTCCAGATCCTCAGAATCCTGATGTTGACTCCGCAGATTTACTCAAAGAG CTTTCAGCTTGCCTGGGGCAGATCAACATCAGCATTGAACAGCCTCAGGCTGATTATTCAACCTACCTGTCACGGGAAGGCCACATGGCTCACTTGGAGTTCGGACACATCATTGAAATTTATGACTTCCCAGCACAGCTGAAAACTGAAGACATACTGGAGGCTTTTGACAGTTTTCG TGATAAAGGCTTCAGAATAAAGTGGGTGGATAGTATACATGCATTGGGATTATTTTCCAGTCCGGATTCAG cctctgaggccctgtctgtcaccCATTCACAGCTAAAAACCCGGCCTTTGTCTCAAGCAACCAAGCAGTCAAAGCTCAAGGTCGCTCGGAGTTCAG AATTCCTGCAGCCGGTCAAGGAGAGGGCACAGACCAACACTGTCATTGCCAAGAGGCTGGTGATTAGGGCTCTGGGACTGCATCCCAGTGAACGCAAAGGCCCGCGAGACCCCAAGCCCAAGAATCCAGGTGGAAGAAAAG TTCAGCTTCACCAGAAGACTGAAGATGGTCCTGATGACATGCTG GATTCTGCTGGCAATGCAGGTGCTGAGTGA
- the LOC137357210 gene encoding R3H and coiled-coil domain-containing protein 1-like isoform X1: protein MMEEDVANGETGTCEDVPPLCSLPSAQEACSDGGLKYATSKLQPVEQGDAQKERAGEDSAADKFVDGSPAEPEGMQDPRSKGETKYLSTEEGEEKDGSRLKTVASPLEDVKPLLELAEDVIGDRDAHDESEASALTSKTAEVPGSGPPAQCEDYTAVNHNQSLPSNAENLAALEHSRHRQRVEKMLGDQKEKSSNCENVSNLPNAGDPAEEEQGVVGLKTQGCGTPSPDPQNPDVDSADLLKELSACLGQINISIEQPQADYSTYLSREGHMAHLEFGHIIEIYDFPAQLKTEDILEAFDSFRDKGFRIKWVDSIHALGLFSSPDSASEALSVTHSQLKTRPLSQATKQSKLKVARSSEFLQPVKERAQTNTVIAKRLVIRALGLHPSERKGPRDPKPKNPGGRKVQLHQKTEDGPDDMLVGVLHLNILYHCFSIGILKKNKGANWGTKSRILLAMQVLSDSEM from the exons ATGATGGAAGAGGATGTAGCTAATGGAGAGACTGGCACTTGTGAAGATGTTCCTCCATTGTGTTCACTCCCCAGTGCACAAGAGGCTTGCAGTGATGGAGGGCTGAAATACGCCACTTCAAAGCTGCAGCCAGTGGAGCAAGGTGACGCCCAGAAGGAGAGAGCAGGTGAAGACTCGGCAGCTGATAAATTTGTGGATGGCAGTCCTGCTGAGCCAGAAGGGATGCAAGATCCAAGATCAAAAGGTGAGACCAAATACTTGTCCACTGAGGAGGGAGAAGAAAAGGATGGCTCCAGACTGAAGACCGTAGCAAGTCCGTTGGAAGATGTGAAACCCTTGCTGGAACTTGCTGAGGATGTGATTGGAGACCGCGATGCGCATGATGAATCTGAGGCATCAGCGCTTACCTCAAAGACAGCAGAAGTACCAGGCAGTGGCCCACCAGCACAGTGCGAAGACTACACTGCCGTCAATCACAACCAGTCCCTGCCGAGCAATGCGGAAAACCTGGCAGCTCTCGAGCACAGCCGTCATCGCCAGAGGGTGGAGAAGATGCTGGGGGATCAGAAGGAGAAGAGCAGCAACTGTGAGAATGTGAGCAACTTGCCGAATGCTGGAGATCCTGCAGAAGAAGAACAAGGCGTGGTGGGACTGAAGACTCAAGGCTGTGGAACACCGAGTCCAGATCCTCAGAATCCTGATGTTGACTCCGCAGATTTACTCAAAGAG CTTTCAGCTTGCCTGGGGCAGATCAACATCAGCATTGAACAGCCTCAGGCTGATTATTCAACCTACCTGTCACGGGAAGGCCACATGGCTCACTTGGAGTTCGGACACATCATTGAAATTTATGACTTCCCAGCACAGCTGAAAACTGAAGACATACTGGAGGCTTTTGACAGTTTTCG TGATAAAGGCTTCAGAATAAAGTGGGTGGATAGTATACATGCATTGGGATTATTTTCCAGTCCGGATTCAG cctctgaggccctgtctgtcaccCATTCACAGCTAAAAACCCGGCCTTTGTCTCAAGCAACCAAGCAGTCAAAGCTCAAGGTCGCTCGGAGTTCAG AATTCCTGCAGCCGGTCAAGGAGAGGGCACAGACCAACACTGTCATTGCCAAGAGGCTGGTGATTAGGGCTCTGGGACTGCATCCCAGTGAACGCAAAGGCCCGCGAGACCCCAAGCCCAAGAATCCAGGTGGAAGAAAAG TTCAGCTTCACCAGAAGACTGAAGATGGTCCTGATGACATGCTG gtgggggtcttgcaTCTCAACATCCTTTACCACTGCTTCAGCATTGGGATTTTAAAAAAGAATAAAGGCGCCAACTGGGGAACAAAAAGCAG GATTCTGCTGGCAATGCAGGTGCTGAGTGACAGTGAAATGTAG